One region of Streptomyces capillispiralis genomic DNA includes:
- a CDS encoding ribonucleoside-diphosphate reductase subunit alpha, whose amino-acid sequence MTIAPADPASATDVTEEGGGPGAALLRTLTELTADLPDADPGRVAAAALRGRSAGADEAELRELATEAAAGLISEDPAYSRLAARLLTIGIRAEAASQGVTSFTGSVATGHREGLIADRTAAFVRLHADRLDALVDESADDRFGYFGLRTLYSRYLLRHPVTRKVVETPQHFLLRVAAGLAEDDTARAADEVAGLYGLMSRLDYLPSSPTLFNSGTRHPQMSSCYLLDSPRDELDSIYDRYHQVARLSKHAGGIGIAYSRVRSRGSLIRGTNGHSNGIVPFLKTLDASVAAVNQGGRRKGAAAVYLETWHSDIEEFLELRDNTGEDARRTHNLNLAHWVPDEFMRRVNADAPWSLFSPADVPELVDLWGEEFEAAYRAAEAKGLARKTLPARELYGRMMRTLAQTGNGWMTFKDTANRTANQTAEPGHVIHSSNLCTEILEVTDDGETAVCNLGSVNLGAFVDPAAGDIDWERLDATVRTAVTFLDRVVDINFYPTEQAGRSNARWRPVGLGAMGLQDVFFQLRLPFDSPAAKALSTRIAERIMLAAYEASADLAERDGPLPAWERTRTARGVLHPDHYDTDLAWPERWAALRTRIAAVGMRNALLLAIAPTATIASIAGVYECIEPQVSNLFKRETLSGEFLQVNSYLVNDLKRLGVWDARTREALREAGGSVQDFAWIPEEVRGLYRTAWEIPQRGLIDMAAARTPFLDQAQSLNLFLETPTIGKLSSMYAYAWKQGLKTTYYLRSRPATRIARAARATTVPVQQPADPEAVACSLENPESCEACQ is encoded by the coding sequence GTGACCATCGCGCCAGCCGATCCGGCTTCAGCGACCGACGTGACCGAGGAGGGCGGCGGCCCCGGTGCCGCGCTGCTGCGCACCCTGACCGAGCTGACCGCCGACCTGCCCGACGCCGACCCCGGACGGGTCGCCGCCGCCGCGCTGCGCGGCCGGTCCGCCGGAGCCGACGAGGCGGAGCTGCGGGAGCTGGCCACCGAGGCCGCGGCCGGGCTGATCTCCGAGGACCCGGCCTACTCCCGGCTCGCCGCCCGCCTCCTGACCATCGGCATCCGCGCCGAGGCCGCCTCGCAGGGCGTCACGTCGTTCACCGGGTCCGTCGCGACCGGGCACCGCGAGGGTCTGATCGCCGACCGGACCGCCGCGTTCGTCCGGCTGCACGCGGACCGACTCGACGCGCTCGTCGACGAGTCGGCCGACGACCGCTTCGGCTACTTCGGCCTGCGCACCCTCTACAGCCGCTACCTGCTGCGCCACCCGGTCACCCGCAAGGTCGTCGAGACGCCCCAGCACTTCCTGCTGCGCGTCGCCGCCGGTCTCGCCGAGGACGACACCGCGCGCGCGGCGGACGAGGTCGCCGGGCTCTACGGCCTGATGAGCCGCCTGGACTACCTGCCCTCCTCCCCCACGCTGTTCAACTCCGGCACCCGGCACCCGCAGATGTCGTCCTGCTACCTCCTGGACTCCCCCAGGGACGAGCTGGACTCGATCTACGACCGCTACCACCAGGTCGCCCGTCTCTCCAAGCACGCCGGCGGCATCGGCATCGCCTACTCCCGCGTCCGCTCCCGGGGTTCGCTGATCCGCGGCACCAACGGGCACTCCAACGGCATCGTCCCGTTCCTGAAGACGCTGGACGCCTCGGTCGCCGCCGTGAACCAGGGCGGGCGGCGCAAGGGCGCGGCGGCGGTCTACCTGGAGACCTGGCACTCCGACATCGAGGAGTTCCTGGAGCTGCGCGACAACACCGGTGAGGACGCCCGCCGCACGCACAACCTGAACCTCGCGCACTGGGTGCCGGACGAGTTCATGCGCCGGGTGAACGCCGACGCGCCCTGGTCGCTGTTCTCCCCGGCGGACGTGCCCGAGCTGGTCGACCTGTGGGGCGAGGAGTTCGAGGCGGCGTACCGGGCGGCCGAGGCGAAGGGCCTGGCGCGGAAGACCCTCCCGGCCCGCGAGCTGTACGGCCGCATGATGCGCACCCTCGCGCAGACCGGCAACGGCTGGATGACCTTCAAGGACACCGCCAACCGCACCGCCAACCAGACGGCCGAGCCGGGTCACGTGATCCACTCGTCCAACCTGTGCACGGAGATCCTGGAGGTCACCGACGACGGGGAGACGGCGGTCTGCAACCTGGGCTCGGTCAACCTCGGCGCGTTCGTCGACCCGGCGGCCGGTGACATCGACTGGGAGCGGCTGGACGCGACCGTCCGCACGGCCGTCACCTTCCTCGACCGGGTCGTGGACATCAACTTCTACCCGACCGAGCAGGCGGGCCGCTCCAACGCCCGCTGGCGTCCGGTCGGCCTGGGCGCGATGGGGCTGCAGGACGTCTTCTTCCAGCTGCGCCTGCCCTTCGACTCGCCCGCGGCGAAGGCCCTGTCCACCAGGATCGCCGAGCGGATCATGCTCGCCGCCTACGAGGCCTCCGCCGACCTCGCCGAGCGGGACGGCCCGCTGCCCGCCTGGGAGAGGACCCGCACCGCCCGGGGCGTGCTGCACCCCGACCACTACGACACGGACCTGGCCTGGCCGGAGCGCTGGGCGGCGCTGCGGACCCGGATCGCCGCCGTCGGGATGCGCAACGCGCTGCTCCTGGCGATCGCGCCCACCGCCACGATCGCGTCGATCGCGGGCGTGTACGAGTGCATCGAGCCGCAGGTGTCCAACCTGTTCAAGCGCGAGACGCTGTCGGGTGAGTTCCTCCAGGTCAACTCGTACCTGGTGAACGACCTGAAGCGGCTCGGCGTGTGGGACGCGCGCACCCGTGAGGCGCTGCGCGAAGCGGGCGGCTCGGTGCAGGACTTCGCGTGGATCCCCGAGGAGGTGCGCGGGCTGTACCGCACGGCGTGGGAGATCCCGCAGCGCGGTCTGATCGACATGGCCGCCGCCCGCACCCCGTTCCTCGACCAGGCGCAGTCGCTGAACCTGTTCCTGGAGACGCCGACCATCGGCAAGCTCTCCTCGATGTACGCCTACGCCTGGAAGCAGGGCCTGAAGACCACGTACTACCTGCGCTCCCGCCCGGCGACCCGGATCGCCCGCGCGGCGCGCGCCACCACCGTGCCCGTCCAGCAGCCGGCCGATCCCGAGGCCGTCGCCTGCTCCCTTGAGAACCCCGAGTCCTGCGAGGCCTGCCAGTGA